AAATGACTATGCTTGCCAAAGAGCAACATCCGGACGCAGAAGCACTTATTTTTGACAGTAACCTCAGGCATGCAAGGGTTGTGAAATTCCGGCTGCCTTACCCTGGCAGTTACTAAAAAGCACAACCCGGACTGATCAAATCCCGTTCTCAATGAGAACAAAATAAGCTCATGAGAACTGTCAGTAAAATTCACAACGCCGAATATCGCCCTATAGCAGACCTTAAAACCTATTCGCCATTACCCACCCGGCAGCTAAGTCAAATAGATCCCTTTTTATTCCTTAATCATCACGGACCTCAGACATACCCTCCTGATAATCAAGGGTTACCCTTTGGCCCACACCCACACCGGGGCATGCAAACCGTTACATTCATTATGGAGGGTGATATAATGCATCAGGATTCCGGCGGACATGAAAGTATAATTTCTGCCGGAGGTGTACAATGGATGGTAGCTGGTAGCGGTCTTATACATGCAGAAATTTCATCTGACGCTTTTAAAAAAGAAGGGGGACCGCTGGAAATTTTACAGCTCTGGCTTAACCTTCCGGCAAGTCTGAAAATGACAGAGCCCCATTATACAGGCCTTCAAAAGCAAGACATTCCTACACAAACCCTCTCCGATGGTAAAGTGGCTATGAACCTTATTTCGGGCGACTGGAATGGAACCCAAAGTGCTTTTACCCCGCAAACAGATGTTCATTTGACCACCATCCATTTCATGCCAGGCGGAGAACTCGACCTACAGATACCTTTAGATCAGAACATCTTTTTTTATGTGATCAAAGGGCAGCTTGAGGTGAATGATCATGTGGTAAAAGCCACACAACTGGCTGAGTTTAATAATGATCATGAAGACCTGAAAATAGTTTCCTCTGCAAAAAGCACTTTACTTTTAGGTTACGCCAGGCCTTTCAATGAACCTGTAGTGGCTCAAGGCCCATTTGTAATGAATACAGAGCAGGAAATTTATGAAGCCTACGACGATTACAGAAAAGGCAAATTTGGCTCATGGAATGGGTAAGCGCGCAGGGCTCCGCTCATCAGAACTCATAATTCACAAATTAAACACACCGATATATTTTTACTGCTGAACTCATGAATAAGATACTATTCGTACCGGTTA
This region of Fulvivirga ulvae genomic DNA includes:
- a CDS encoding pirin family protein: MRTVSKIHNAEYRPIADLKTYSPLPTRQLSQIDPFLFLNHHGPQTYPPDNQGLPFGPHPHRGMQTVTFIMEGDIMHQDSGGHESIISAGGVQWMVAGSGLIHAEISSDAFKKEGGPLEILQLWLNLPASLKMTEPHYTGLQKQDIPTQTLSDGKVAMNLISGDWNGTQSAFTPQTDVHLTTIHFMPGGELDLQIPLDQNIFFYVIKGQLEVNDHVVKATQLAEFNNDHEDLKIVSSAKSTLLLGYARPFNEPVVAQGPFVMNTEQEIYEAYDDYRKGKFGSWNG